Genomic segment of Canis aureus isolate CA01 chromosome 16, VMU_Caureus_v.1.0, whole genome shotgun sequence:
GCgagggagccagggagccagggcCCCCTCGATTCTGCTCCCCGAAATTGGACTGGGCTCGCCTGACAGCTGCCTGAGGTTACTGTGACCATCCCCCTGTACATGGAGGAGACAGGAAGTCACCAAGGccagcagggagtggggagggaagacAGATCTCAGGTTAGAGGACCCCAGGACCTGGCGGGGCAGCAGGAGGACACACGTCTGACCTGACTTTCCCCCCACCAGATCCAGGCTTGGGTCTGGGTCTGTCCCTGCCAGAAATCCATGCCGAATTCCCTCACGGGTGGCCAGGTCCCCTCCCATACTCTGGACACAGTTGGCCTGGTGGACCGGAGTCTGGGAAATGCAGGTACCAGGAGCCCCAGGGCAGCAGGCCTCAGCCTGCCCCTCTGCCTACCCATCCAGCCCCTGATCCATTGACCCATTTAAGTGGGGAGGGGTTCCTGCAGAGCCCAGGGCGGCTTGTGATGATTCTGGTCAGGGCCAGACAAGCTGGAGGCCCCCTTCCTCTCTGTTCCCTGTTTCTGCCTCTTGCCCCAAGCCCCTATACCATAGGCCCCTCCACCCCCTTTGGCCCCCACCTGGGAGTATCCTTGGCCCTACTTCACCTTGGCTCGTGCAGGGACCTCCGGTTCTGCCCCAGTCTTGGAAGAGGGGGAAATGGACCCCTGGGACCTCCCTCAGCCAAAGGACACTGGCCAATCCTGGAAAGGTAGGTTTGGAGGTGCTGGGTAACTGGGCAAACAGGGCTCCAACTCCCCAGGGTCTGAGTGTGGAGATGGTccttggggagggacagaagggaaGAGGTTTGCCTCACAGGCTACATAGAAACCTACTTAGCAGGCCACCCCCTCAGGGGCCCTGGTCCTTCAGCTCAGCTGCCTGCCCTGTCTGGAGATGAGAGCCACCCCACccactctgctcctcctcctccctcctaaTGATCATTAGGTTTCTGGGAGGTCCTAGGGGCGGTCTGCTGGGCCATTTTCTACAAAGGAACAGAGGAGGGACCCAGAGCCCGCCATGGGGGACAAGGAGGCTGACCCAGACCCTGCCCTGGAGGGAGACAGGAACAGGACTTCGAGGGGTaccaggcagggcagggctgggtgaGGGCTGGCTAAGCACAGCCCTGCCCTGTGTTCTCAGAGCTCAGCGTGGCCGGCAGGGTACTCCGGGTGGTCATTGGCTTCCTCAAGGCCTGTGGGCTCCTAGGCAACCTCTATCTTTTCATCTGCTCCCTGGACATCCTCAGCTCCGCCTTCCAGCTGCTGAGCAGTGAGTGCCCAAGggtctgggggtggggcgggcagCCAGCCCTGCACAGCCTCAGTGAACCTCCTGTGGACACAGGCAAAATGGCTGGAGACATCTTTAAGGACAACGTGGTGCTGTCCAACCCTGTGGCTGGACTGGTCATTGGTGTGCTGGTCACAGTTCTCGTGCAGAGCTCTAGCACATCCTCCTCCATCGTGGTCAGCATGGTGGCCTCCAAGTGTGAGtgccctccctcccatcctgggctggtggtggtgggtgggcagAACACAAGAGGCTGATGCAGCACCCCTACAGTGCTTACTGTCCAGGCCTGTGTGCCCATCATAATGGGCGTCAACGTGGGCACTTCCATCACCAGCACCCTGGTCTCGATGGCACAGTCAGGGGACCGGGATGAGTTtcggaggtgagtggggggaggggagggccaggggcTGCAAGCGAGGCCACAGCCGGGGCCACTAACCACTCTGCTCCACGCGGCAGGGCCTTTGGTGGCTCGGCCGTACACAGCATCTTCAACTGGCTCACCGTGCTGATCCTGCTGCCCCTGGAGAGCGCCACAGCCCTGCTGGAGAGGCTCAGCGCTCTGGCTCTGGGTGCCACCAGCCTGGAGCCCGGGGGTCAGGCACCCGACATCCTCAAGGTGCTGACAAAGCCTCTCACACACCTCATCGTGCAGGTGAGGAAGGCTGCTGCCCTCCAGAGGCCCTTTGCACCCCGAGCActgtgggagtgggggggaggtAGTGCCCCGGGTTCTACCCTGAGCCCAGGGCCGAGGGCATAGTGGGCTGGGCTGTGGGCATCAGAGTCCCAACCGAGCCCTGAGGGTCCAGTACATGGTCACGATCCCTCTGTCCCCCAGCTGGACACTGATATGATTGCAAGCAGTGCTTCAGGCAACGCCACCAACGGCAGTCTCATTAAGCGATGGTGCGGCACCCGGGAGGTGATGGTGAGGTGCCTCTGACCCCCGATCTCTGACCTGCGGAATTACTCGTGCCGCCGGCTCTGAGCCCATCCTgagcctgccctgcctccccagacTTCGGGGAACAGCAGCGACTGTGGAGCGACCATCTCCGGCCCTTGCCCCGAGAGCAACAGCTCTACGGTGGTGGAGCAGCTGCCCtgtgaggccccgcccctccctcagCCACGCCCTGGgctcacccctcccacccccgccccgcccccggctcaccggccccgccccgcccccaggccacCACCTGTTTGTGGGGACTGAGCTCACAGACCTGGCTGTGGGCTTCATCTTGCTGGCcgcctccctgcttctgctctgcaCCTGCCTCGTCCTCATCGTCAAGCTGCTCAACTCTGTGCTGCGCGGCCGCGTTGCCCAGGCTGTGAGGAAGGTCATCAACGCTGGTGCGGCCAGACTGGGGACCTGGGGGtgaaggcggggaggggggcgggcagagggtgATCCAACCCTCCCCCCCTGCAGACTTCCCCTTCCCGTTCAGCTGGCTCAGCGGCTACCTGGCCATCCTCGTGGGCGCCGGCCTGACCTTCGTGCTCCAGAGCAGCAGCGTCTTCACCGCGGCGATCGTGCCCCTCATGGGTGAGTGCAGAGGgggcccccagggccctggggcaggggatGAGGACTTGGCCCTGGTGGAGACCCCCGGCTCCCGCAGGGGTTGGTGTGATCAGCTTGGAGCGGGCCTACCCCCTCTTCCTGGGCTCCAACATTGGCACCACCACCACAGCCCTGCTGGCTGCCCTGGCCAGTCCTGCGGACATGCTGCTCAGTGCGCTCCAGGTACCACCCTCCCtcacctctccctgccctccgGCCTTCCCGCTCCACCCCAGGCCTGTGGTTTCCCCCTGGGCTCAGCCCCCTCCTGTCCAGTCCTGTAGCCTGGTTGGCACTCGCTGTCCTGGGACCCACATCGGCTGCCAGGTCAGACCTGCAGCCCCACCTCCTGGAACCCTGGGGATCCTGTGGACATCTCTTggacccccagccctgctcttccTCCCCTGGGACCAGGTCATTTCAAGGATACTATGGCCTCGGGGTGCCTGCTCTTCCTTCCTGGAAGCCCCTGCCCAACCTCCCTCGAGGAATCCCTGTCCTCAGCCCCACCCCGTGCTGTGTTCCTTCAAGGGATCTCAAGCCCCCCTATCCCACCACCTCTCGGAtgcaccctccccccccacccccacccccgcacctaAACCCAACAGGTCCCTACCTGGACGGCATGCCATCTTCCTGCCAAAGCCCTACCACACCTGTGCCGGGTGCTCCCAGCTGCCCTTGCCCAAGACCACAATTCTGCCTCCAGGATGCCTCCCTCTGGTCTCCTAGCTCTGTGGCCCACACTCAGTCCCGTTTAGCCCTGCTAAGTCTCTCTCTAAGTCACCCTTGCTGCAGTCCACTGCCCTGGCTCTGCTTTTGCTTTCCCTCCTCCACTGCCTCTGCCAAGATGCCCAGACAGGCACAGCTCCTGAAAGCCCAGATCTTGCTGGGCTTCTGCCCACAAGCCCTCCCTACCACCCACCTGGATTTTTGCCTCTTCTCTGTCTACTCAGACCCtctcagtgcagggccctggtccaccccctccaggaagccctccgaCTGCACCTTCCACACCGACTTCTCAAGGCCAGCAGCCCCCAGAGTGGGCTATGTTCCCTGCACGTGTGGCCATGCACCTCCTCCCCACAGGAGCCAGGCCAGAGTCCAGGGCTGGGTGGCCAAGCCCACTTGTGGATAAGCAGGAGTGAGGTCACTAAGCATGAGGTGTGGGCAAGCTAAGCCAGCACAGGAGAGCAGGTCCGGGAGGCCACTGGTGATGTAGCTAGCACACTGGGATGCTAGACTGGGATCCCACCCCGTAAGTGTGTGGAGGGGGGAGTGGGGCGCTACTAGAGGAGCATACCCATACCCTGCTGGAATCTGCCCTTCTAAGGGGACCCCTTGAGAACACAGGGACCTCAAACAGGCTTCCGACTTAGTATCCTTTTTGTTGGGGTAGGGGGTGGCTATGGGTcggaggaggaagagcaggtgTCCTGAGTAGCCAAAGGGGACCTGTGTGCCCTAGGACCCGGGCTCCTAACCCTGCCTGCCCTCTGGACTTCTAGGTTGCCCTCATCCACTTCTTTTTCAATCTGGCTGGCATCCTGCTGTGGTATGTGGTGCCTGTCCTGCGGTTGCCCATCCCGCTGGCCAAGCGCTTCGGGGATCTGACTGCCAACTACCGCTGGGTGGCCATTGCCTATTTGCTGCTCAGCTTCCTGCTGCTGCCCCTGGCTGCCTTTGGGCTCTCCCTGGCAGGGAGCACGGTGCTGGCTGCAGTCGGGGGACCCCTGGTGGGGCTGCTGCTCCTCATCGTCCTGGTCAATGTCCTGCAGCGGCACCGGCCAGCCTGGCTGCCCCGCCACCTCAGGTCCTGGGCCTGGCTCCCCATCTGGCTCCGTTCTCTGGAGCCCTGGGACCGCCTGGTGAGCAGCTGCTGCCCTTGCAAGGTCTGCAGCCCCCCTCAGGCCGCTGCCAAGGAGGCCCACTGCTATGAGAACCCTGAGGTCCTGGCCTCCCAGCAGTTGTGAAGGGCGGGCATTCCCACTTCACTGGCTCCTGGGTACCCCGGGGGATCCAGTAGCAGAAGACTTGAGTCACCTGGTTTGCCTACTTTGCAAATAAACAAGGCTATGACTCAGGTGTGAGTGGTCTGCACTCCCCTTACTACAGAGGGCCCCTGATCGTGCTCCAGGGTGAACTGGAGGTGAACCAGCTCTGGCTGTCCCCCAGGTGACACTTGGGACCCTCTACAGCCCGTGTGGGTGTGGGCACACACctaatcccagagtcccaggctGTAACTCTGTTTCCCTCCTGAGCCTCTGGGGACCAAGTGGTGGCCAGTCTGGAGCATAGAGACATTCCTCAGAAAGAATCTGTGGCTGGACATAGCTGGGACTGTTGGGTGAAGGATGGAGGAGTGGCCGGCTCCCACGCCCCACCACCCCTGAGTATGCACCCTGGGAGCCAGGTGCCGGCAGCTCCTCCGAGAGCCAGCCTCATGGTTCCTGCAGGTGCCCAGGGCCTGAGGAGAGGATGAGCAAGGACCAGGAGGCCCCAGACCCCCACTCCCATACTGCCCCCCACGATGGGCAGGGCACAGGGCAGTGTCTGAGTAAGCAAAGGCTCAGGGATGCTGTGGCCCAGGGGACCAGGTGCCCagtgccccttcctccccctttgCCTGCTCCCCACATGACCCACCTCCTGGTGGGTCCTGCCCGCACCTGGAGCCCCTGCCAGCATGCCACCCAAACCCCTTGGCTGTGAGGATTGTGAAGGTcagcgggcagagggagaggccgagCACTGTCCCTccacctggggctgggggtgcacCCCCCAGGgggctcctgccctccccccccgcTCCTCCCCTGAGGGGCACATGCCCACAGAGTAGAGGTAGAGGTAACATGGGTAGGAGTCTGGCCTGCTCCAGCTCTTCCAGTGCTGCTATAGGCAGTCACCTCCTCCTTGTCTGGCACTGCCTCCCGGGGCCCTCCAGGTTTGCCCACCCagccccagtgtggggagagtgAATGCTCAGCAAGAACAGACCTGGGGAGCCTCAGGGCCAACGCATAAACGGTCCTGACTTTCCACTCCCCTCAGAACTCCCAGCCCTcattcccctctgccccccatgTCCTCTGTCCCCCCCACCACCAAGCTTCCAGGCCTCTGAAGCCTGGGGTTCGCTGCTCACCAATGGAGGTAGCTTCCTGTTCTGGGGCTCTTGGGAGCAAGACTGGGGGCGGGCTCATACGTTCCAgcttgtcccccacccccaaaccgcCTTCTGTGACCACAGGACACTCCCAGGGGTGGACATCAGCCTTCTGGGCCCTCTGAGCTGGGCTGGACCTGGCTAGTGCCCTGGGGAGACGCGTGCAGGAGCTCTCCCTCCCCGTGGTGGGGAcatggagggagggggggaagcaCCGCAGGCACCCCTCCTTCCGGGGCGGGTGAGGCTGCCCACAAAGGCTGACTGCGGGTCCTTTGAGGCCATGGACGAGTGTCTGCCTGCCGCCCCTGGCTGGCAGTAACGCACCCTCCCGCTGGGACCATGGCCACCGGTAAACAGAGCCTCCATTTGTGGATGCCTCCAACAGCTGCAggctggggcggggtgtggggggggcagGCGCCCAGCTCTCCCACAGCCCTGCCCAGGCCTCCGCATCCCTCCTGGCCACAGACCCACCCTGTGACCAAGCCCTCCTGCCCCACACAGCCCCACTTCTCCACAAGGAGGCAGGAACAGCCTGGGCTCAGGGTGGGGGGGTCTGCAGGGCCTCCCCCACAAGCCTGTATAGCAGCTACCACCATGGTCCTTGGGCTCATGCCTGAGGGCCACAGGGAGACTTCGTGGTCTTGCTCTCAGTGTCTACCTCCTGGGGTCATGGTGGACAACCCGGTGTCTCTGAGCTCTAGGGCTCACACCTGGGCAGAAACACAGCCTCTGGTTTGTTGTTTACAAAGTAGGGGTGGCACACTGAAACGTGGGCACAGGCGGCAGGAAGCGGGGCC
This window contains:
- the SLC34A3 gene encoding sodium-dependent phosphate transport protein 2C isoform X2 — translated: MGRLGSFSCGSGQDGLGLPIQIQAWVWVCPCQKSMPNSLTGGQVPSHTLDTVGLVDRSLGNAGTSGSAPVLEEGEMDPWDLPQPKDTGQSWKELSVAGRVLRVVIGFLKACGLLGNLYLFICSLDILSSAFQLLSSKMAGDIFKDNVVLSNPVAGLVIGVLVTVLVQSSSTSSSIVVSMVASKLLTVQACVPIIMGVNVGTSITSTLVSMAQSGDRDEFRRAFGGSAVHSIFNWLTVLILLPLESATALLERLSALALGATSLEPGGQAPDILKVLTKPLTHLIVQLDTDMIASSASGNATNGSLIKRWCGTREVMTSGNSSDCGATISGPCPESNSSTVVEQLPCHHLFVGTELTDLAVGFILLAASLLLLCTCLVLIVKLLNSVLRGRVAQAVRKVINADFPFPFSWLSGYLAILVGAGLTFVLQSSSVFTAAIVPLMGCPHPLLFQSGWHPAVVCGACPAVAHPAGQALRGSDCQLPLGGHCLFAAQLPAAAPGCLWALPGREHGAGCSRGTPGGAAAPHRPGQCPAAAPASLAAPPPQVLGLAPHLAPFSGALGPPGEQLLPLQGLQPPSGRCQGGPLL
- the SLC34A3 gene encoding sodium-dependent phosphate transport protein 2C isoform X1, with protein sequence MGRLGSFSCGSGQDGLGLPIQIQAWVWVCPCQKSMPNSLTGGQVPSHTLDTVGLVDRSLGNAGTSGSAPVLEEGEMDPWDLPQPKDTGQSWKELSVAGRVLRVVIGFLKACGLLGNLYLFICSLDILSSAFQLLSSKMAGDIFKDNVVLSNPVAGLVIGVLVTVLVQSSSTSSSIVVSMVASKLLTVQACVPIIMGVNVGTSITSTLVSMAQSGDRDEFRRAFGGSAVHSIFNWLTVLILLPLESATALLERLSALALGATSLEPGGQAPDILKVLTKPLTHLIVQLDTDMIASSASGNATNGSLIKRWCGTREVMTSGNSSDCGATISGPCPESNSSTVVEQLPCHHLFVGTELTDLAVGFILLAASLLLLCTCLVLIVKLLNSVLRGRVAQAVRKVINADFPFPFSWLSGYLAILVGAGLTFVLQSSSVFTAAIVPLMGVGVISLERAYPLFLGSNIGTTTTALLAALASPADMLLSALQVALIHFFFNLAGILLWYVVPVLRLPIPLAKRFGDLTANYRWVAIAYLLLSFLLLPLAAFGLSLAGSTVLAAVGGPLVGLLLLIVLVNVLQRHRPAWLPRHLRSWAWLPIWLRSLEPWDRLVSSCCPCKVCSPPQAAAKEAHCYENPEVLASQQL